One genomic segment of Vulpes vulpes isolate BD-2025 chromosome 2, VulVul3, whole genome shotgun sequence includes these proteins:
- the KLHDC7A gene encoding kelch domain-containing protein 7A, with protein MLPGRGGAEAQDWHLDMQLAGKVVLSAAALLLLTIAYRLYKSRPAQAPPRGRNTKAEAKEEAQGSGQPAAQGAAPGAPHGALRRRRGSEGARAAQGRGWEKQGDSRVQAAGPSPEDSEAQEVREPEKDGAGEEGGGQRPDSGLAPLRCSGLEVGTAAGGKPEPPRHLHLGRESQNSPAADSSRAGGEPAPWQDGGPPGQLGPGQQDPAPTNWAAHVEGKSDMSKSWIFTRREEAGALRAAGDLGLILHQREGATSASYTYWSVARVRVEEEVEGIGPKLKGKVYDYYVESTSQASSKGRLAPRSAARAEAPPPVPLPGPLETGTASGGHADDWEGGAHTPIAPQPAPSPSTQGFSRKDSLLQITENPELQLRLDGFGATRPSCPDGSNRPGCPLPPASLGAGSAGSIGEPCVQLVAGTNFFHLPLAPGSAPDVHLDLGNCYQVLTLAKRQKLEALKEAAYKVMSDNYLQVLRSPDIYGCLSGTERELILQRRLRGRRHLVVADVCPPGDSSRLCCYDEEGDVWRPLACLPPEAVSRGCALCSLFNYLFVVSGCQGSGPQPSNRVFCYNPLTGIWSEVCPLNQARPHCRLVALDGRLYAIGGECLNTVECYDPRQDRWTFVPPLPNDTFALAHTATACAGDIFVTGGTLRYLLLRFSAREQRWQAGPTGGGKDRTAEMVAVNGFLYHFDLNRSLGISVYRCSASARLWYECATYRTPYPDAFQCAVVGDLVYCVGRQHTLCFLADHISPRFLPKELQSFPSPRGTLLPAVLTLPGPDVPQTRV; from the coding sequence ATGCTCCCCGGAAGAGGAGGAGCGGAGGCCCAGGACTGGCATTTGGACATGCAGCTGGCAGGCAAGGTGGTGCTGTCCGCCGCTGCCCTGCTCCTGCTGACCATAGCCTACAGGCTGTACAAGTCGAGGCCTGCCCAGGCCCCGCCGCGGGGCAGGAACACCAAGGCCGAGGCCAAGGAGGAAGCCCAGGGCTCCGGGCAGCCTGCGGCCCAGGGAGCTGCTCCTGGGGCACCGCACGGTGCGCTGAGACGCCGGAGGGGAAGCGAGGGAGCCAGAGCAGCCCAGGGCCGCGgctgggagaagcagggggacTCCCGAGTCCAGGCAGCAGGACCCTCTCCCGAAGACTCAGAGGCCCAAGAGGTTCGGGAGCCCGAGAAGGACGGTGCTGGtgaggaagggggtgggcagcGCCCGGACTCTGGGCTGGCACCTCTTCGCTGCAGTGGCCTGGAAGTGGGAACAGCTGCTGGTGGTAAGCCCGAGCCGCCCCGGCACCTCCATTTGGGCCGCGAATCCCAAAACTCTCCCGCAGCAGACAGCAGCCGTGCGGGTGGCGAGCCTGCCCCTTGGCAGGACGGCGGCCCCCCCGGGCAGCTGGGACCCGGGCAGCAGGACCCCGCCCCCACCAACTGGGCGGCCCACGTGGAAGGCAAGAGTGACATGAGCAAGAGTTGGATCTTCACCCGCAGGGAAGAGGCCGGGGCCCTCCGGGCCGCCGGGGacctgggcctgatcctgcatCAGCGCGAGGGGGCCACCAGCGCCTCCTACACCTACTGGTCAGTGGCCCGGGTGCgtgtggaggaggaggtggaggggatcGGGCCCAAGCTGAAGGGCAAGGTATACGATTACTATGTGGAATCCACCTCCCAGGCCAGCTCCAAGGGCAGGCTGGCCCCCAGATCGGCTGCCAGGGCTGAGGCCCCACCCCCTGTGCCCCTGCCAGGCCCCTTGGAGACAGGGACGGCGTCAGGAGGCCATGCCGATGACTGGGAAGGTGGAGCCCACACACCCATCGCCCCCCAGCCTGCGCCGTCACCCTCCACGCAAGGCTTCAGCAGGAAGGACAGCCTCCTCCAGATCACGGAGAACCCGGAGCTCCAGCTACGGCTCGATGGCTTCGGGGCCACCAGGCCGTCCTGCCCAGATGGGAGCAACCGGCccggctgccccctgccccctgcgtCTCTCGGGGCCGGCTCGGCCGGAAGCATCGGGGAGCCCTGCGTGCAGCTCGTAGCGGGGACCAATTTCTTCCACCTGCCGCTGGCCCCTGGCTCGGCTCCGGATGTGCACCTGGATCTGGGCAACTGCTACCAGGTACTGACCTTGGCCAAGAGGCAGAAGCTGGAGGCGCTGAAGGAGGCGGCCTACAAGGTGATGAGCGACAACTATCTCCAGGTCCTGCGCAGCCCGGACATCTACGGCTGCCTGAGCGGGACGGAGCGGGAGCTGATCCTCCAGCGGCGGCTGCGTGGCCGCAGGCACCTGGTGGTGGCCGATGTGTGCCCTCCGGGGGACTCGAGCCGTCTCTGCTGCTACGACGAGGAGGGGGACGTCTGGCGCCCACTGGCCTGCCTGCCCCCCGAGGCTGTGTCCCGGGGCTGTGCCCTTTGCAGTCTCTTCAACTATCTCTTCGTGGTGTCCGGCTGCCAGGGGTCTGGGCCTCAGCCCTCCAACCGCGTCTTCTGCTACAACCCGCTGACGGGGATCTGGAGCGAGGTGTGCCCGCTGAACCAGGCCCGGCCGCACTGCCGGCTGGTGGCCCTGGACGGCCGCCTGTACGCCATCGGGGGCGAGTGTCTGAACACGGTGGAATGCTACGACCCCCGCCAGGATCGCTGGACCTTCGTCCCACCGCTCCCCAACGACACCTTCGCGCTGGCGCACACGGCCACAGCCTGCGCCGGCGACATCTTCGTCACGGGCGGGACCCTGCGCTACCTGCTGCTGCGCTTCTCGGCCCGGGAGCAGCGCTGGCAGGCTGGCCCCACGGGCGGCGGCAAGGACCGCACGGCCGAGATGGTGGCGGTCAACGGCTTTCTCTACCATTTTGACCTCAACCGCAGCCTGGGCATCAGCGTGTACCGCTGCAGCGCCAGCGCCCGCCTCTGGTACGAGTGCGCCACATACCGGACGCCCTACCCCGACGCCTTCCAGTGCGCGGTGGTGGGCGACCTCGTGTACTGCGTGGGGCGCCAGCACACGCTCTGCTTCCTGGCCGACCACATCTCGCCCAGGTTCCTGCCCAAGGAGCTGCAGAGCTTCCCCTCCCCGCGGGGCACCCTCCTGCCCGCCGTCCTGACCCTGCCCGGCCCTGACGTGCCGCAGACCAGGGTCTAG